In Primulina huaijiensis isolate GDHJ02 chromosome 4, ASM1229523v2, whole genome shotgun sequence, the DNA window TCAACTTGGTTCTATATGTGCATGACATTATACACGGCATCGCGATACAAAAGGCGATGCAACTGTACAATATCCCACTCGTAGCGCAAGCTATATATCATAGACATGCATTAAATCGAACAATATGAACATAGCGTATATATATTTGAACGATTAAAAAGTCGGATATATGTTGAAATGATCACTCACTGGTGTTGCCGGAGTCCAATAGCTCCGCAATCTGCCCAAACGTTATGCAGGGAAAGCATGCCGTGATGAGAGCTGCATAAATGTTTAATTCATATAgttaatcatttaattaattaattaccaccatatggtcattattaaattttgtgaCATGTATATAATGATGACATATTTTCCACGCATTCAATTAATCTTgattttttatatgtataatttatgATGAAATTAAAGTTTTCTATTATAATCAtaggaaaaatatgattttgggAGTGATTAAAGGGAACTAAATATTTCTTACAACTTTAATTAACACAGcttttaaggaaaattatttataaGCTACCAAATACATGTACACATCATGTACCAAAAATCGCAAATATAAGATGCTCCAAGTGAAAATTAAAAAGATGTCATACATGaaaacaaaaacttatgtgagacggtctcacaattcaattttatgagacatatattctatttgagtcaCAAATGAAAAAGTATGACTTTTTAGGCCATAagtgttattttttattgtaaatatagacatgGTAGACATGTCTCATGAATAAAGATCTGTGATACCGTTTCATAAGAGACCTACCCTGGATAGAAATCTGATTAGAACTCTTTCTCATGCGGCTTTAAATATGAGTATCTTAATTATTGTggtaaaacaaaatatttttgttccTCACATTTCAGTTTTAATCATGTATATCTTTCGTTTTTTGCACTTATAGTCCTTTTATATCGAGATTACTTTTGTGACATTACATACATCAGCATCACATTTGTGCCACGTCAGAACCATGTTAGAAATatgtctaaaattttaaaaaaaacaaagatagcGGACTAACACTTAAATTAGACAATACAAATGACTAAAATCACAAAGAATCGTATAAAAGCAGAATTTTCCCCATATATTGATACGAATGTCTGTGTGTAGTCgaaatctaaaatatttatcataatgCAAATTTGAAGGGAAAAAATGAGTACGTACCATTTTCAGGATCATTCATGCAATCAAAAAGACTACTGCTCCAAACCTTATCTTGAGCTGCGACATGGCCAATACCATTGAATGGCCTGACCGGCGGAGTCATCGCCGGATGAACCGTCTGCGGTACCCCATTTTGAGTGCCAGACGGCGGCATATGAGGGGCAAAATCCACGTTTGCCTGAGGGGGAACATGCAGATAATTAGGAAGCTCGTATTCATTATTCTGCGGAGGAAATTGTGCTGCCGTTTGTTCTTTATCATGATCTTGAGAGGAAACATAATAcaaatcttcttcttcttcttcttcttctttgtaGGGGTGGTTCGTTTGCCGTTTGTTGTTACTTGGCACTTGGGATCTCGGCTTAGTCGCCGCCGGCTGCTCGCTTTCCGGGAACGAGACGTCCATCGTCTCTTGAACTTGCTGTTCGTTGTTTCCGACTCGGCCCATGGCGGATTCCTTGCCTTCACTTCTCTTCTTGGTGGGTTGTTATGTGCTGCATGTATGTCTCGGCTAGGTCAAGGTGTGATATTTAATGTATCGATAATGTGAAGAAGTGGGAGATTATTTTAGGCCACTTGGCAATAATTGATTTCCCTCTGCAGTTTTAGGAGACTTTGGGCTGGCAAACACAATTTGggatttgaatttaaaaaaaaaaaattggattcaTTTGTAAATTAGAGGAAATGATGATTGCTGATCAATATATTagtaaaattacatttttagttatatatatttatcatttgCGATTTTAGTACTACATATATTAGAGATATGTCGGTATTGTATTGCTACCATGTCAACGTCACGTCGAAAAAAAAActactaaaatttgaaaaaaaaacccaagaagataataatttaaaactgaaatttgacaatatctatatatatataaacgtcATCGACATAGAAATTTTATGTGCAAAACTTGTAAAAATATTCATGGCCCAATACGAAGACCCGAAATCAAGATTTAACCATACCAGCATTTCGACGAAAAACTTCTATGTGAAATTAAGCTCTCTAGAGCTCGAACTTTCTTTATTTCGAACTCGATGAggtcatttttttttctaatgtcGAATTCGAGTAATTTCTATTTCATAGAACTCTTGAGACAACATCATACATTGTAATCGAGAAAGggccaattttttatttatttttttaaccttTGGTAGTAGTTGACTTGGGAGAGTAGGGCAATGGTTGACTCCGCATGTCCACCGTGTGCTCTTCACGTTCTCATGCTATAGATAATCCCCTTTCGGTATGCACGATAAAGGCTGGATTTCTAGATGATGATAGACATTATCTCAATCCTATATTAATCATTCaaatcaaacatatttgatctattcaataattttaatgtACCTTATTCATATGTCATCATATCCTTGCACCGGAGGAAAAACTTGTGTTTGTTTCTTTGTGATTCTTGTTTTTTATGTTGACAAATTTCGGTTTAGGTAttgtatctttcaatttttagaaattttagtCAGTTTTCCATATGAATGTTGATGTTTTATCGCATACATCAGTGTCATATTAACGAAACATCAATACCACATCAATGTTATATGCAAATAGACTAAAATTGCGACtacaaaaaaaactaaaatttgataacacAGAAGATGAAATCTTGGAGTATGTCAAAAATTTGCATAATACATATTTTTACCGGAAATCAAGAGCTATTGAATCGATTTAAGGCACTGTTTTGTTCGAAAAATGTATGATAAATCAATCATCCTCGGAACAAGAATGTGCAATCAATTCATTTTTAGCACAAACTGTAATAGATCTCAAGCAAACTGCACATACTACGAACCGAGCCAagtcttttcttttattttagtttgtaTCTTAACAGTGATCTGAAAAGTCAATTTTCCATTTCTTATCTACATATATGCAAGTGTCACGGTAACATATTGGTTACGATAACCTAACAACCATCACTGGCAGGCTCAATTGTGCTCAAAAGGCCATTCCCTCGGAGTTGCGTGCAGTGCTCTTCTGCGTCTGCTTGGCCACAAACTATGACCATAGAAAGGCCATTGTGATGCGCTTCTTGCATTATGTTCACGGCATTATCGAGGGTCATCCCGGGTATAACCTTCATTAATACTTGCACAACATACTCCCTTTTATTGTAATTGTCATTGTGCAGCATCACACGAAAAGGCGGTGACATTTTCCTTGATTTCCTAGCGAACAAAACGAAAAACTCGTAAAATTTTTCAGTGGGAATAACAGTTGAA includes these proteins:
- the LOC140974842 gene encoding protein PLANT CADMIUM RESISTANCE 4-like, which encodes MGRVGNNEQQVQETMDVSFPESEQPAATKPRSQVPSNNKRQTNHPYKEEEEEEEDLYYVSSQDHDKEQTAAQFPPQNNEYELPNYLHVPPQANVDFAPHMPPSGTQNGVPQTVHPAMTPPVRPFNGIGHVAAQDKVWSSSLFDCMNDPENALITACFPCITFGQIAELLDSGNTTCATSGILYSCIAFCIAMPCIMSCTYRTKLRAKFGLLESPAQDWVVHCFCEWCALCQEYRELKHMGYDPTIGWLGNEAKMRQKQNQQFGMTPPMGQMMMM
- the LOC140975631 gene encoding ATP-dependent Clp protease adapter protein CLPS1, chloroplastic-like, with product METTISCGRVVLSPNQAFHQAPGDRYPLHKKCTRRRTSMATPIAGLGKGGGVLDKPIIEKTTPGRESEFDLRKSRKMSPPFRVMLHNDNYNKREYVVQVLMKVIPGMTLDNAVNIMQEAHHNGLSMVIVCGQADAEEHCTQLRGNGLLSTIEPASDGC